In Poecilia reticulata strain Guanapo linkage group LG17, Guppy_female_1.0+MT, whole genome shotgun sequence, the following proteins share a genomic window:
- the atg10 gene encoding ubiquitin-like-conjugating enzyme ATG10 isoform X1 yields the protein MSCSVLDEQQFRQGCQLLLQRSDQLGDGWSWEAVQGSEEGYLRKTARRSVPSDWGPLHDQEGFSFHPQTLCDSTGHEKEEQDPAASTGSDFLSAEEQDDGSYTVTDSSSRVVQYEYHILFSCSYGAPVLYFRAFTLEGKSLALEEMWSTIHPNYRLRLQNCPLSAISQQEHPLLGQPFFFLHPCRTEEFMGLVLQAVQDQGRPVNYVLSWLSVVGPVVGLDVPLQYCTPLHSAVSLNSTKPD from the exons ATGAGCTGCAGCGTCCTGGATGAGCAGCAGTTCCGTCAGGGCTGCCAGCTGCTCCTTCAGCGCTCTGACCAGTTGGGCGATGGCTGGAGCTGGGAGGCCGTTCAG gGCTCAGAAGAGGGCTACCTCAGAAAGACTGCACGGAGGTCAGTTCCTAGTGACTGGGGTCCACTTCATGACCAGGAGGGGTTTAGTTTCCACCCACAGACTTTGTGTGACTCTACTGGACATGAAAAGGaagaa CAGGACCCAGCAGCCTCCACTGGTTCTGACTTCCTCAGCGCTGAAGAACAAGATGATGGTAGCTACACAGTGACCGACAGCAGCAGCCGGGTGGTTCAGTACGAGTATCACATCCTGTTCTCCTGCAGCTACGGAGCTCCTGTCCTGTATTTCAGAGCGTTCACTTTGG AGGGGAAGAGCCTGGCATTAGAGGAGATGTGGAGCACCATCCACCCAAACTACAGGCTGCGTCTTCAGAACTGCCCTCTGAGTGCAATAAGTCAGCAG GAGCACCCCTTGCTGGGCCAGCCGTTCTTTTTCCTTCACCCATGTAGAACAGAGGAGTTCATGGGACTTGTGCTGCAGGCTGTTCAAGATCAAGGCAG GCCAGTGAACTACGTGCTGTCATGGCTGAGTGTGGTGGGGCCTGTTGTGGGTCTGGATGTTCCTCTGCAGTACTGCACACCGCTCCATTCTGCCGTTTCACTCAACAGCACAAAACCCGACTGA
- the atg10 gene encoding ubiquitin-like-conjugating enzyme ATG10 isoform X2, producing the protein MSCSVLDEQQFRQGCQLLLQRSDQLGDGWSWEAVQGSEEGYLRKTARRSVPSDWGPLHDQEGFSFHPQTLCDSTGHEKEEQDPAASTGSDFLSAEEQDDGSYTVTDSSSRVVQYEYHILFSCSYGAPVLYFRAFTLEGKSLALEEMWSTIHPNYRLRLQNCPLSAISQQEHPLLGQPFFFLHPCRTEEFMGLVLQAVQDQGQ; encoded by the exons ATGAGCTGCAGCGTCCTGGATGAGCAGCAGTTCCGTCAGGGCTGCCAGCTGCTCCTTCAGCGCTCTGACCAGTTGGGCGATGGCTGGAGCTGGGAGGCCGTTCAG gGCTCAGAAGAGGGCTACCTCAGAAAGACTGCACGGAGGTCAGTTCCTAGTGACTGGGGTCCACTTCATGACCAGGAGGGGTTTAGTTTCCACCCACAGACTTTGTGTGACTCTACTGGACATGAAAAGGaagaa CAGGACCCAGCAGCCTCCACTGGTTCTGACTTCCTCAGCGCTGAAGAACAAGATGATGGTAGCTACACAGTGACCGACAGCAGCAGCCGGGTGGTTCAGTACGAGTATCACATCCTGTTCTCCTGCAGCTACGGAGCTCCTGTCCTGTATTTCAGAGCGTTCACTTTGG AGGGGAAGAGCCTGGCATTAGAGGAGATGTGGAGCACCATCCACCCAAACTACAGGCTGCGTCTTCAGAACTGCCCTCTGAGTGCAATAAGTCAGCAG GAGCACCCCTTGCTGGGCCAGCCGTTCTTTTTCCTTCACCCATGTAGAACAGAGGAGTTCATGGGACTTGTGCTGCAGGCTGTTCAAGATCAAG GCCAGTGA